One Alphaproteobacteria bacterium genomic window, TATTAGCTTTTATAGTTATGCTTTTGTAAATACCTTTTTCAGATTCCCTATTTACATCTTCTAGAGTTAAAGGTGATACATATCTATTTTGAGCAATATAATTATTTTTTAATTCTTTTTTAAGATTTTCACTTTTGATTCTTGCATCAGAAATAAAAGCGTTTGCTTGATATTTTTTAACTGAAGATTTTGGTTTAGTTAATCTATCCATACTTAAATCGTAAATTTCTTCATTTTGAGACTTTGCCATGTTAGAAAAAGCATCTGAAAAAGATGATTTTTCAACAGCTGCCTTTGACTTTTCAGAATCTTCTTTAGATATAGCAAATGCGTTGCTTAATACTTTTGTTGATGAGGAAATTAGATCCGAGAAAGAATCCTCTTCATTTTTAACAACTTCATTAATTTTTTCAGAGATAGTTTTCTTACTCTCTATTCTATTAACAGATAGCTCTTTGATGTCATCTTCTTTTTGAGCCATATTACCTATAACCCTAACTCTCTTAGAAGATTGTTTTACTTTTGGCTTATTAGTAATTAATTTACTTTTTTTCTTTGCTGGATAAAACCTTTCCGAATCTTTTTTAGAATCATTGGACGCCAACTCAACCACATTTAAAGAGACTTTTTTTGATATATGAGATTTTACAGAAGGAGTCTCTGAAACTTTTGCGGAAAAACTAAAAACACTAGGTTTTTTGGGAGCCAGAACCATACCAGAAATATCGCCCATATTTCCGAAACTGCTATTTATTTGAAAAAAAACAGCTAAAAATGATATTTTGAAAATTGTTTTTCTCACTACTAGTCCCTTCTCCTTAAGACTTAGTATATCAAATTTTTAGCCTAAAATCAAATTTTTTTCTATTATAGATCTTTCTTAACGTCGTCCGAATTTAAAATATCATTGATTTTACTTGCGTAAAAACCTGTTAAATCAGCCTCAAAAACTATATTTGGAACAAATCTACTTTCAAGATGCTTTGCCAAGACAAATCTCACATGCTTTTTATTTTCATTTAACAGTTTAACTTTTTTCTTAGTCTCTTCCTCACTTAAACAACTTATAAATATACTTGCATGTTTAAGTCCAGATGCGATTTTAACCTCAGAAATTGATACGTTTTTACTCAAATCCTCACCGAAATCACCTGAAAGAAAAAGCCCTGCCAAAACTCTCTTTATATGCTCACCAACTTGTAACTGTCTTAAATTGAATTTACTCATATTTTAATAATCCTATTTGCAATATCTTTGTATATATAGAATATAGATATATAATTTGACTCAAAAAGTACAGTGTTTTTTATAGTAAAAATTATATTGATATTATTTATATATTTGATATTATGTTCAGCATGATTAGAAAAACTTACAATTGGACAATGGAACAATCTCAAAAAAAGCATGCCATGGTTATGCTTGCTTTTATTTCTGTAATAGAAAGTATATTCTTTCTAATACCTTCTGACGTGTTTATTATGGCCATTGGTCTTTCTGATAAGAAAAAATCATTTAAAGCAGCTGCAATTGCTACTGTATTTTCTGTTATTGGAGGTCTTCTAGCATATTTAATAGGAGCTTTCCTATATGATTCTGTGGGACAATTTATTATTTCTTCTATGGGATACACTGATAAATTCTCTAAATTTACTGAACTTTACTTACAATGGGGTCCTTGGATAGTTGCTCTTGGAGGATTAACTCCTTTTCCATATAAAGTAATTACTTTAGCTTCTGGCTTTTCTAGATTAAACATATTTGTATTTATATTCTCTTCACTTATTGCAAGAGCTATGAGATATTTCCTAATAGCATTTTTAATTTGGAAATATGGAGAGAAAGCAAGAGAAATAATCGATAGACACCTTGGAAAACTTACGATAATCTTTTTTGCATTGCTATTTGGTAGCTTCTATCTAATAAAGTATATATAAAAATATTCTGTGTCATTCTAACTATTTTCTTGATTTAAAAGAATTTTTTTATTATTTTATAATTATCCAATCAATTAATTAATAAACGAAAAGAGACACTATGGTTGAAGTAATTTATAAACAAAATGACAACAATAAAGCCAATGAAAGCAAGAAAACTCTTACAGAAGATGTTATAGTTTTTAAAAAGGGAAATAAGGCTTTAGATAATGGGAATTACTCCGAAGCAATGGAAAGATTTCAAGAGGCAGTATCTATAAACCCTCAATATGAAAGAGCTTGGAATTGTTTAGGATTTATATTACAAAAATTCAAAAAATATGATGAAGCTATAGAATGCTACAAGAAGGCAATAGAAATTAATCCAACTTCTAAGGCTTCTAACAACCTGGGATTAACACTATCCGTTATGGGTGATCATATTGGTGCTATGGAATATTTTGATATGATGACAAAATTCCATCCAGATTCTACAGAAGCTTGGCAAAACAAAGGTATTGTTTATCAAAAAATGGGTAATATTGAAGCTTCTATCAGCTGCTTTCAAAAGGTTATAGATCTAAAACCAAAAGATCCAAAAGTTCTTGTTAAGGCGCATGTTTCTAGAGGTGTTTCGTTTCAAAAATCTGGTGATTTTAAAAATGCTTATGAAGAATTTAATAAAGCATTAAAAGTAAATCCTTTTTCCGTTAAAGCATGGAATTCTAAAGGTATTACATTACAAAGATTAGGAGAATATATGGATGCTATATTCTGCTTTGATAAGGCTCTAGAAATAGATCCTAAAAACATTCAAGCGTTAAACTCTAAAGCATTTACATATCAAAAGTTAGAAGAGTTTGATAAAGCTCTTGAAGTTTATTTTAAAGTAGCGCTTATGGATGGTGGTTACAACTACGAAGCATTTAATGGAATTGCTACATGTAAAGCAAAATTAGGTGATTTTGATAAATCTTTAGAATATTACAATAAAATCTTGAAAAATGAAAAGAATCCGTATAAACTGGCAAAAACTGAAAAACCTATCGCTTTTGTTACTAAATTAAAAGCTAGGGAAGAATTGGCTAAGAAGGCTGAAGAAGAGCAAGAAGCTGCTGATCAAAAAGCTTTTGCTGAAGCCTCTGATCAAGATTAAAAAATAACTAAGGAGTATATAATGCAAGGTATTAAAAGAAAAGCCGCTAAAGTTAAAAGACATAAATTCAAAAAAAGACTTAAGGCTATGAGAAATAAAAACAAATAGTTTTTAGTCTAAAAAGGATCATAGTATGAGCGATAATAAAAAAATATTGCTTTCGGGTTTAAAACCTACAGGTACTCCTCATATAGGTAACTATATGGGGATGATTCGTCCTGCGATAGAGATGTCTAACTCAGGAAAATTTGATGAAAGCTATTTGTTTATAGCTGACTACCATGGTATTAATACAATGAAAGATCCTAAACTGTTAAAATCACTTACTAGAGAAGTTTGTGCAGTTTGGTTGGCTCTAGGACTAGATCCTGAAAAAACAGTTCTTTATAAACAGTCTGATATATCAGAAATATTTGAGCTTAATACTATTATATCAGCCTTTACATCAAAAGGCTTAATGAATAGAGCTCATGCATATAAAGATGCTGTTCAAAAAAATAAAGATGCTGGTAAGTCTGAATTGGATGATGGAGTTAATATGGGACTTTATAACTATCCCATTCTTATGGCCGCTGATATAATGATCATGGGGTCAAATACAGTACCTGTCGGTAAAGATCAACTTCAACACCTTGAAATGCAAAGAGATATTGCAGGATCATTCAATGCTAATTATGGTAGAGAAGTTCTTGTTAAGGCTGATGGTATTACTGTTGAAGGTGGGGTTATGTTTACCGGAACTGATGGTAGAAAGATGAGTAAATCCTATAACAATGTTATTGGAATATTTGATTCTGAAAAATCTATCAAGAAAGCTGTAATGAGCATTAAGACAGATTCTAAATTACCTGAAGATCCTAAAAATCCTGATGATATAGTTATATTTGATTTCTATAAGCATTTTGCAAAGCCTGAAGATGTTCAAAAAATGAAAGAAGGTTTTGAAAATGGCGGACTTGGATATGGAGATGCAAAAAAGATGCTTCTTCAAGCTATACTAGATTATTTTGCACCCTATAGAGAAAAATATGAATACTATATGAGCAATCCTTCTGAGCTAGATAAGATCCTTGAAGAAGGAGCTTTAAAGGCCAAAAGAAAAGCTCAAAAAGTTTTAGGAAAAGTTAAGAAAGCTGTTGGTGTAGCTTAACTTCAATTACAAATCATTAAAAGGTTCTGACCCCGTCGTCTAGCGGTTAGGACGCCGCCCTCTCAAGGCGGAAACGGGAGTTCGATTCTCCTCGGGGTCGCCATTACTCTGTTTCAACATCAATTTTATAGAAAAATTATTAATAAACTCATGGCTTTATCCCATAATTATAAAGATGGGTAAAATTAATATTTGACTAAAGTCACTAATATAAATAGAATTTGAATTAGTTAATTTAAAAAGGAGCTGAAAAATGAAAAAAATACTTTTATCTGCTGTAGCAGTTTTAGGCGTTACATCTTGCGCTGTAATACCTTCTCAAAATGGAATGGCTATCGTTGGTGATACTAAAGAAGCTGTTATTGCAACAAATAACTCTGCCGCAACAAAAACTGGTAAAGCATGTGCTAAAAACTACCTAGGTATTTTTGCTTCAGGCGACGCTTCTATTGAAGCTGCTAAAAAGAATGGCAGAATCACTAGAGTTTCTTCTGTTGATAGAGAAGTTAAAAGAATGTTAATCATTGCTGAAAACTGTACTATCGTTAAAGGTAACTAATTATACCTAAATATTAATAAAACCTCTCAATTGAGAGGTTTTTTATTTTCTTAAATATAAATCTATATATCTAAATCATCTATTTCATCAGCTAGAGCTTCTATCTCTTTTCTAAGAGCCTCGTCCTCCATAGACATATCTTTTTCACCAGATTTCTTAGATGACTTTGCCATAATTTTTTCTAGCTTTTCTTCTGCTTCATCAGAAGGTATGCCATGTACAGCTGCATATTCATCTGCTAATCTTTCTAAAGCTTCTTCATAAATTCTAGCTTCACTATAAGATTGATTTTCGCTATTAGCTTTTTTATTTAAATCTCTAACAACTTCAGCCAAAGAAACAACGTTACCTGAGCGGATTTTTTCATCATATTCTGCGGCTCTTCTAGACCACATCATTCTCTTTAACTTTGGTGTTTCTTTTATTGTTGAAATAACTTCTTCTAAATCTTTTTCTGTAGAAATTTTACGTAAACCAGAAGTCTCTACTTTAGAGATAGGAATTCTTATAGTCATTCTGTCTTTTTCAAACGATAAAACAAGGAAATCAATTTCTTGACTTCCAAACACTTGTTTAGTTATCTCTTTAACCTCACCCAATCCATGTGTTGGGTATATTATTTTGTCGCCTATATTAAATTTTTCTTTATCAGCCATTTATTAACCTAACAAATTTTCTATTTACTTCTTAATATTATAGTGATATTCTTAGAAAAAACAAGTTTTTATTA contains:
- a CDS encoding VTT domain-containing protein; amino-acid sequence: MEQSQKKHAMVMLAFISVIESIFFLIPSDVFIMAIGLSDKKKSFKAAAIATVFSVIGGLLAYLIGAFLYDSVGQFIISSMGYTDKFSKFTELYLQWGPWIVALGGLTPFPYKVITLASGFSRLNIFVFIFSSLIARAMRYFLIAFLIWKYGEKAREIIDRHLGKLTIIFFALLFGSFYLIKYI
- a CDS encoding ribosome-binding factor A — protein: MSKFNLRQLQVGEHIKRVLAGLFLSGDFGEDLSKNVSISEVKIASGLKHASIFISCLSEEETKKKVKLLNENKKHVRFVLAKHLESRFVPNIVFEADLTGFYASKINDILNSDDVKKDL
- the trpS gene encoding tryptophan--tRNA ligase gives rise to the protein MSDNKKILLSGLKPTGTPHIGNYMGMIRPAIEMSNSGKFDESYLFIADYHGINTMKDPKLLKSLTREVCAVWLALGLDPEKTVLYKQSDISEIFELNTIISAFTSKGLMNRAHAYKDAVQKNKDAGKSELDDGVNMGLYNYPILMAADIMIMGSNTVPVGKDQLQHLEMQRDIAGSFNANYGREVLVKADGITVEGGVMFTGTDGRKMSKSYNNVIGIFDSEKSIKKAVMSIKTDSKLPEDPKNPDDIVIFDFYKHFAKPEDVQKMKEGFENGGLGYGDAKKMLLQAILDYFAPYREKYEYYMSNPSELDKILEEGALKAKRKAQKVLGKVKKAVGVA
- a CDS encoding tetratricopeptide repeat protein yields the protein MVEVIYKQNDNNKANESKKTLTEDVIVFKKGNKALDNGNYSEAMERFQEAVSINPQYERAWNCLGFILQKFKKYDEAIECYKKAIEINPTSKASNNLGLTLSVMGDHIGAMEYFDMMTKFHPDSTEAWQNKGIVYQKMGNIEASISCFQKVIDLKPKDPKVLVKAHVSRGVSFQKSGDFKNAYEEFNKALKVNPFSVKAWNSKGITLQRLGEYMDAIFCFDKALEIDPKNIQALNSKAFTYQKLEEFDKALEVYFKVALMDGGYNYEAFNGIATCKAKLGDFDKSLEYYNKILKNEKNPYKLAKTEKPIAFVTKLKAREELAKKAEEEQEAADQKAFAEASDQD
- a CDS encoding CarD family transcriptional regulator, yielding MADKEKFNIGDKIIYPTHGLGEVKEITKQVFGSQEIDFLVLSFEKDRMTIRIPISKVETSGLRKISTEKDLEEVISTIKETPKLKRMMWSRRAAEYDEKIRSGNVVSLAEVVRDLNKKANSENQSYSEARIYEEALERLADEYAAVHGIPSDEAEEKLEKIMAKSSKKSGEKDMSMEDEALRKEIEALADEIDDLDI
- a CDS encoding TRL-like family protein: MKKILLSAVAVLGVTSCAVIPSQNGMAIVGDTKEAVIATNNSAATKTGKACAKNYLGIFASGDASIEAAKKNGRITRVSSVDREVKRMLIIAENCTIVKGN